The Cognaticolwellia beringensis genome segment CAATTTTGGGTAAGCTTATTTTAATCGCATGTTGTTGCTCTTCGAGTTTGGCAATATGTACAACAGGTAAAATATCTATCCACTGGCTATTATTTAAATAAGATATTGATTTAATGAGGGACTCTTCATCTAATTCGAAACCCATTGCTTGTAACAGGGCCCTTTTAGCAGGGTCTTTAGCGTGCACTTTATCGCCAAATGTGCCTGTGTAACTTGTATGGAAACCTACTAAATTAGCTAATTGTTCGATAAGACTCATATTAAACTCTTCTTATTATGAAATAAAATTACACTTTAATGTAACTTTAACAAGTTATAGGTTATAATTACAGCAAATAAAGCTTTGATTGTTACTTATTTTAGCTGTATATTCATTAAATGTAATTTATTTACATGAAATAGCAACGGAAAAATAATTAGCATTACAATCAAATATGAAATTACTTTAAAGGATTGTTGCTTTTTTTATATATTCGGCTCGATTTATGCTTTTTCATCATGCCGACATATAAATTGGCTATTTTAAATTGAATACGCACATTATTGGGGCTTAGTAGTAAAATTTAGCACTTAAATAAAGCAAAATCAGTAATGTTAAATTAATTAGTGCATGATTAATGGAGAATAACAATGCTAACTAAGAAGTTTTTTAAAACTAAAGATGAAACAGAAGTAACCTTTGAATTTAATAGAAGTGATGTAACCACAGCCGCATTGGTTGGTGATTTTAATGACTGGCAAGCTATTGAAATGAAGTTTAATAAAAACTCAAAGAGTTTTAAAACTAAGGTGAGATTGCCTAAAAACGGTGTTTTTCATTTTCGCTACCTATTAAATGATAGTGAGTGGGAAAACGACGACCAGGCTGATCAATACTTAGCTAATGAATTTGGCAGTGAAAATAGTGTGGTACTGACTACACCGTAAACGTAACCGAAGATGTATTTATGATGAGCAAAGTCTTGAATTAAGACTTTGCTCTTACTTCATAATATAAATACTTATTTAAATGAACTAAAGTTAAAAACGACTGTTTAATTTATATAAAAGTTCTTCCCTGTATTACTTTAAGCAAAATGGCATGTTGTAATAATTCAAACAATGGTCATCATTTTTTCTTAACTGGAGAAGCATGGAACAATATAGAATGGAGCCCGGAAGAGTACATCCAATAGGCACAACTGTTGATGATACCGGGGTAAATTTTGCTATTTTTTCAGCACATGCTGAAAAAATTGAATTGTGTATCTTTGATGAACAGGGTGACAAAGAGCTAAAGCGCTTTGTTTTACCTGAGTGTGAACACAATATTTGGCATGGTTTTCTTAAAGGCGCTAAAGCAGGTTTAGTTTATGGTTATAGAGTCTACGGGCCTTATAGACCAGAATTCGGTCATCGCTTTAATCATCATAAATTATTGTTAGACCCTTATGCTAAAGCATTAAAGGGCAATTTTTCATGGTCAGAACGTCACTTCGCTTATAATATTCATGATGCTAAGACAGATTTGTCTTTTGACGATAGAGATAATGCAGATGTCATGCTTAAAGCGGTTGTCATGGATGCCTCAGCTCCTCTTATTCCAAGAAAACCCTTTGCTTGGAAAAAC includes the following:
- a CDS encoding isoamylase early set domain-containing protein is translated as MLTKKFFKTKDETEVTFEFNRSDVTTAALVGDFNDWQAIEMKFNKNSKSFKTKVRLPKNGVFHFRYLLNDSEWENDDQADQYLANEFGSENSVVLTTP